Proteins encoded together in one Anaerotignum faecicola window:
- a CDS encoding site-specific integrase — translation MAKGSVRKKGKKWYYRFYVEDASGNLVQKEYAGTESKSETEKLLRQAMDDYESKKFVAKTDNLTVGELLDMWAEEELKVGTLSNGTVENYLGAIRCIKKHPIAERKLKTVTAEHLQAFLDLLTFGGEFPDGKVRKGYSKDYIHSFSAVLQQAFRFAVFPKQLITFNPMQYIKLKKQAEDVDLFSDDEVEEGIQPISHEDYERLIEYLKVKNPPAILPIQIAYYAGLRIGEVCGLTWQDINLEEQCLTIKRSIRYDGTKHKNIIGPTKRKKVRIVDFGDTLTEILKTARKKQLKSRMQYGELYHRNFYKEAQDKNRVYYEYYHLDGTEEIPVDYKEISFVCLRPDGCLELPSTLSIACRSVAKRLDGFENFHFHQLRHTYTSNLLSNGAAPKDVQELLGHSDVSTTMNVYAHSTRKAKRNSARLLDKVAGND, via the coding sequence ATGGCAAAAGGATCTGTAAGAAAAAAAGGAAAGAAATGGTACTACCGCTTCTATGTAGAAGATGCAAGCGGCAATCTGGTTCAGAAAGAATACGCTGGAACAGAAAGTAAAAGTGAAACGGAAAAACTGCTCCGTCAGGCAATGGATGATTACGAAAGCAAGAAATTTGTCGCAAAGACAGATAATCTTACTGTAGGAGAACTTCTTGATATGTGGGCGGAAGAAGAACTGAAAGTCGGAACACTCAGCAATGGTACAGTGGAAAATTATCTTGGTGCAATCCGTTGTATCAAGAAACATCCGATTGCAGAACGCAAATTAAAAACCGTTACTGCTGAACATTTACAGGCATTTCTCGATCTGCTTACATTCGGTGGGGAATTTCCAGATGGAAAAGTGAGAAAAGGATACAGTAAAGATTACATCCATTCCTTTTCAGCAGTATTACAACAGGCTTTCCGGTTTGCAGTATTTCCAAAACAGTTGATTACTTTTAATCCTATGCAGTATATTAAGCTGAAAAAACAGGCAGAGGATGTGGATTTATTCTCAGATGATGAGGTAGAAGAAGGCATACAGCCTATTTCCCATGAAGATTATGAGAGACTGATAGAATACCTCAAAGTAAAGAATCCACCTGCAATCCTGCCAATCCAGATCGCATACTATGCGGGACTTCGTATCGGTGAAGTTTGCGGATTGACATGGCAGGACATCAATCTTGAAGAACAATGCCTGACCATTAAAAGAAGTATCCGCTATGATGGCACAAAACATAAAAACATCATCGGACCGACCAAGCGAAAGAAAGTAAGGATTGTTGATTTTGGCGATACTCTGACTGAAATACTGAAAACCGCCAGAAAAAAACAGCTTAAAAGCCGGATGCAGTATGGTGAACTTTACCACCGCAATTTCTACAAGGAAGCACAGGACAAAAACAGAGTGTATTATGAATATTATCATCTGGACGGAACCGAAGAAATCCCGGTAGATTACAAGGAAATCTCCTTTGTCTGCCTGAGACCGGACGGATGTCTGGAACTGCCAAGCACACTCAGCATTGCCTGCCGATCAGTTGCAAAAAGGCTGGACGGATTTGAGAATTTCCATTTCCACCAGTTGCGACACACCTACACAAGCAACCTCCTCTCAAACGGAGCTGCCCCAAAAG
- a CDS encoding helix-turn-helix domain-containing protein, which produces MTERKIALSIEEAADYTGIGRNTLRKLVEWKKLPVLKVGRKVLIKTDILEKFMEANEGRDLRDKGNVKTVTRNVAT; this is translated from the coding sequence ATGACGGAAAGAAAGATTGCATTATCCATCGAGGAAGCAGCCGACTATACAGGAATTGGCAGAAACACTTTGAGAAAGCTGGTTGAATGGAAGAAACTTCCGGTATTAAAAGTCGGAAGAAAAGTCCTTATTAAAACTGACATTCTGGAAAAGTTCATGGAAGCCAACGAGGGGCGAGATCTGAGGGATAAAGGAAATGTAAAAACTGTCACAAGAAATGTGGCAACTTAA
- a CDS encoding helix-turn-helix domain-containing protein, whose product MKDKELRKLIGSRAKQRRLELNLTQPYVAEKMGVTASTILRYENGSIDNTKKMVLEGLSEALHVSIEWLRGETDEYETDITDKKELQIRDAMGDILKQLPLDLSKKEDAFSKDLLLLMLKQYNLFLESFQFACKNYKGNTNEADIAKVMGFESNDEYNEIMFLREITHTVNAFNDMADIVRLYSKKPEMAEQRLENLLSEVLYEDSDSV is encoded by the coding sequence ATGAAAGATAAAGAACTACGCAAGCTGATAGGCAGCAGGGCAAAACAGCGTCGTCTGGAATTAAATCTGACACAGCCTTATGTTGCAGAGAAGATGGGAGTTACCGCTTCCACAATCCTGCGTTATGAGAATGGTTCGATTGACAATACCAAAAAGATGGTGCTGGAAGGTCTTTCGGAAGCACTTCATGTATCTATTGAATGGCTCAGAGGGGAAACCGATGAATACGAAACCGATATTACGGATAAGAAAGAATTACAGATTCGTGATGCAATGGGCGATATTCTCAAACAGTTACCTCTCGACCTTAGTAAAAAGGAAGATGCTTTTTCCAAAGATTTACTGCTGTTGATGTTAAAGCAATATAACCTGTTTCTGGAATCATTCCAGTTTGCCTGCAAGAATTACAAGGGCAACACGAATGAAGCTGATATTGCAAAAGTAATGGGGTTTGAATCGAATGATGAATATAACGAGATTATGTTTCTCCGGGAGATCACCCACACTGTTAATGCCTTTAACGACATGGCAGATATCGTAAGGCTTTATTCCAAGAAACCGGAAATGGCAGAACAAAGGCTTGAAAATCTTTTATCAGAAGTTTTGTATGAGGATTCCGATTCGGTATAG